The genome window CGATCGAAGCGACCGCGCCGGTCTGTCGGGATTCGGTGCTGCGGTGGCGATTTCCGGCGATGCGGCCTTCGTTGGTGAGAGCCGCGGGGGCCAGGGCCTGGTGCATCTCTACCGGCGCCTGCCCACCGGCATCTGGAAGGCGACCGGCAAGCTGAACGCGCCGAACGGCGCTGCAGGCGACGGATTTGGTATCTCCCTCGCGACGGCCGGGACGACTTTGCTCGTGGGCCAGGTCGGCACCTTCAACGCCGCTGATAGCGGCCGCGGGACGGTGCAGGTGTTCCGTCGCGGCAGCGATGGCAACTGGACCTCGGCCGGGACGATCGGCGATGTCGGTCAGAAGGCGCGGGCCAATTTCGGCCAGGCGCTGGCGCTGAGCGGTGACCTGGCCTTTGTCGGCGCCCCGGGCGAGACCGCCGGCGGCACGGTCTATCTCTTCCGGATGGGTGCCGACGGCAAGTGGACTGCGGCCGGTTCGCTTTCCCCCGAGGGCGGCGCGGCCGCCGGCGACAAGTTCGGCACCGCCATCTCGGTCGATGGTGACCGGGTCGCCGTGGGCGCCTCTGGCCGGGAGTCGAAGGGGAAGGTCTACACCTTCGTGAAGGGCAGCGATGGCACCTGGAAGCAGGAGGCGGCGCTCGTCGGCCGTCGGACCCTCGATAACTCGCAGCTCGGCGCCTCGCTGAACCTCAAGGGTGATCGCCTCCTCGTGGGCACCCCGGCCGCCAATGCCTTCTCCGGTGGCGCGGTGCTCTTCGAGCGGACCAAGGACTCGCCATGGAGCGAGAAGGGCTCCTTCTCGGCCTTCGAAGGCGGTGCCACCCGCTTCGGCTTCGCGCTCGCGATCGTCGACAAGGAACTCTGGATCGGCGCCCCCGCAAGCGATGCCAACAGCGGCCGGATTCTCCGCATCGCCCAGGACAAGAGCGGCAGCTGGGTCGGGATGAACAAGCTGGTGGTCGACTCGATCCCGGGCGGCGGCACCTTCGGCAACAGCTTCGCCATCTCCGGCAACAACGCGATCGTCGGGATGGCGGGCGACGGCGGTGGACTCGGCACGGTGATGTTCCTCGCCAAGGGACCCACCGGCAACTGGACAATGAAGAACACGTCGTTCCCGCCGACGGTCGACAAGTGGCAGAGCATTGCCGGCACCGAAGTGAAGTGCGAGAACGGGATGGCGAAGGACTGGGAGTGCGGCAACACCGGCATTCTCTCCTACCTGCCGACCTCGGCGATCGGCGGCAAGCGCGGCACGATTCTCAGCGGCAACTGGGGCTGGACCGACCCCGAAACCGGCAAGGACTACGCCATCATCGGACGCAACGACGGGACGTCGTACGTGGATGTCTCCGATCCGAGCCATCCGCGTTACCTCGGCGACCTGCCGAAGCCGGCCACGGCGAACGTGGCGATCTGGAAGGAGATCAAGACGCTGGGTAACTACGCGCTGATCGTTTCCGACGGCGCGGGGCATCATGGCATCCAGATCTTCGACCTGCGTCACCTGCGCACGGTCAAGACGCCGCAGACCTTCGTGCCAGATGCATGGTACGACGCGCTCTATTCGATTCACGACATCATGACCAATGACGGCAGCGGCTTCGCGTACGCGGTCGGCAGCAATGGTGGTGGCGAGACGTGTGGCGGTGGCTATCACATGATCGACATGCGTGACCCGCTCCACCCGGTGTTCGCTGGCTGCTTTGCCGACACCAAGACCGGGCGCAATCTCACCGGCTACACCCACGACGGCCTCTGCCGGATGTACCACGGCCCCGACTCGCGTTACTCGGGCAAGGAGATCTGCATCGGCTCGAACGAGACCGCGCTGTCGATTTCCGACGTGACCGACAAGAAGAACCCGGTTATCCTGTCGCGCGCGACCTACCCGGACGTGGGCTACACCCACCAGGGGTGGTGGACCGAAGACATGCGCTACTTCTACGTCGACGACGAACTCGACGAGACCGGCGGCAAGGGCGATGCGGCGAAGGCCACGCGCACCCTGATCTTCGACATGGCGAAGCTCGATGACCCGGTGTTCGTCGGACCGTTCCTCGGCACCACGAAGGCGTCGGACCACAACCTGTACGTGAAGGGCAACCGGATGTACCAGTCCAACTACGTCGCCGGGCTCCGGATCATCGACATTACCGATCCGGTCAAGCCGCGTGAAGTCGGCTTCTTCGACGTGGCACCGGGCGAGAACGCCCCGGGCTTCTCGGGCGCGTGGAACAACTACCCGTTCTTCAAGAATGGTTCGATCCTCGTCAACAACATGCAGACTGGCATCTTCCTCATCAAAGACCGGACACAGGCCATTCCATGATCACCTTCCTGACGCGTTCCGCTGCCGCACTCGCGGCAGTGGTCGGTCTCGGCGCGGGGGCCCCTTCGGGGGCCCCCGTTCCGCCTGCAGGACCGAAGCTCTATATCGTCAACCAATCCGCCGCGTCCATCACCGTCGTCGACCAGATGAAGCTCACGGTCGACACCGTGCTCGATCTCAAGACGATGGGGTTCACCGGTAACGCCAAGCCGCACCACGTGGTGGTGGAAAAGGATGGCTCGTACTGGTATGTCTCGATGATCGGTGACGGCCGGGTGGTGAAGTTCGATCGCAACAACAAGGTGGTCGGCCAGGTGAGGATGGAGACACCGGGCCTGCTCGCGATCGACCCGATGCACGACTCGCTCTACGTCGGTCGATCGATGACCGCCGT of Gemmatimonadota bacterium contains these proteins:
- a CDS encoding choice-of-anchor B family protein, which encodes MKRAISFAALLCAVSASVSPAHASDRSDRAGLSGFGAAVAISGDAAFVGESRGGQGLVHLYRRLPTGIWKATGKLNAPNGAAGDGFGISLATAGTTLLVGQVGTFNAADSGRGTVQVFRRGSDGNWTSAGTIGDVGQKARANFGQALALSGDLAFVGAPGETAGGTVYLFRMGADGKWTAAGSLSPEGGAAAGDKFGTAISVDGDRVAVGASGRESKGKVYTFVKGSDGTWKQEAALVGRRTLDNSQLGASLNLKGDRLLVGTPAANAFSGGAVLFERTKDSPWSEKGSFSAFEGGATRFGFALAIVDKELWIGAPASDANSGRILRIAQDKSGSWVGMNKLVVDSIPGGGTFGNSFAISGNNAIVGMAGDGGGLGTVMFLAKGPTGNWTMKNTSFPPTVDKWQSIAGTEVKCENGMAKDWECGNTGILSYLPTSAIGGKRGTILSGNWGWTDPETGKDYAIIGRNDGTSYVDVSDPSHPRYLGDLPKPATANVAIWKEIKTLGNYALIVSDGAGHHGIQIFDLRHLRTVKTPQTFVPDAWYDALYSIHDIMTNDGSGFAYAVGSNGGGETCGGGYHMIDMRDPLHPVFAGCFADTKTGRNLTGYTHDGLCRMYHGPDSRYSGKEICIGSNETALSISDVTDKKNPVILSRATYPDVGYTHQGWWTEDMRYFYVDDELDETGGKGDAAKATRTLIFDMAKLDDPVFVGPFLGTTKASDHNLYVKGNRMYQSNYVAGLRIIDITDPVKPREVGFFDVAPGENAPGFSGAWNNYPFFKNGSILVNNMQTGIFLIKDRTQAIP